The Roseibaca calidilacus genome has a window encoding:
- a CDS encoding DUF1289 domain-containing protein produces MSKIPSPCIGVCKFKREGHCIGCSMTKDQKSLFKKLKKEKHQHAFLDMLVHQQSDLGKYSHWPVAYRKRCDKKGVKALV; encoded by the coding sequence ATGAGCAAAATCCCCTCTCCCTGTATCGGTGTGTGCAAGTTCAAGCGCGAAGGCCATTGCATTGGCTGTTCGATGACCAAGGATCAGAAATCGCTGTTCAAGAAGTTGAAGAAAGAAAAACACCAGCATGCCTTTCTGGACATGCTGGTGCATCAACAAAGCGATCTGGGCAAGTATTCGCACTGGCCTGTCGCCTATCGCAAGCGCTGCGACAAGAAGGGTGTCAAGGCGCTGGTTTGA
- the hemP gene encoding hemin uptake protein HemP, which yields MVNDEKSAAGTEAPLPVHQAEDLTAKGSTATILLDGQIYTLRITRGRKLILTK from the coding sequence ATGGTAAACGATGAAAAATCTGCCGCAGGGACTGAAGCACCCTTGCCTGTGCATCAGGCCGAAGACCTGACCGCGAAGGGCAGCACCGCGACAATCCTGCTGGACGGGCAAATCTATACCCTGCGCATCACGCGCGGTCGCAAATTGATCCTGACCAAGTAA
- a CDS encoding YeiH family protein: protein MPKLTDLTARAKPLLPGLMLSATIAAAASFLGAHYGAPVMLFALLLGMAFNFMHTDGPCGPGVDFAAKFVLRLGVGLLGIRIALDDMAQIGLSGAALLVGLIAATIATGFIAAPLFKRQWRFALLTGGAVAICGASAALAIAAVIPHNDKTERNTLFTVMAVTALSTIAMVLYPLLFGGLGFTEVEQGFLIGATIHDVAQVVGAGFTVSDTAGETATITKLFRVAMLPVVLIVIGLVLRASGAGQGTGRVALLPWFMVLFLALVGLGSVVELPVILVEQVNTLSRVCLVTAIAALGVKTSLKALAAVGPGHMAIVVVETLVLLGLAMALLLAFHPIQG from the coding sequence ATGCCCAAGCTGACCGACCTGACCGCCCGTGCAAAGCCGCTTCTGCCGGGGCTGATGCTAAGCGCCACCATCGCCGCGGCGGCCAGTTTCCTTGGCGCGCATTACGGTGCGCCGGTCATGCTGTTCGCGCTGCTGCTGGGGATGGCGTTCAACTTCATGCACACGGACGGCCCTTGTGGTCCGGGCGTTGATTTTGCCGCGAAATTCGTGTTGCGGCTGGGGGTGGGGTTGCTGGGGATCCGAATTGCGCTGGACGATATGGCGCAGATCGGGCTGTCCGGCGCGGCGCTTTTGGTCGGGCTGATCGCGGCCACCATTGCCACCGGGTTCATTGCGGCCCCTTTGTTCAAGCGGCAATGGCGCTTTGCGTTGCTGACGGGTGGGGCGGTGGCGATTTGCGGGGCCTCTGCCGCTTTGGCCATTGCCGCCGTCATCCCGCATAATGACAAGACCGAACGCAATACGCTGTTTACGGTCATGGCCGTGACCGCGCTGTCGACCATCGCCATGGTCCTTTACCCACTGCTGTTCGGCGGCTTGGGCTTTACCGAGGTGGAACAGGGTTTCCTGATCGGGGCCACCATCCATGACGTGGCGCAGGTCGTTGGCGCGGGCTTTACGGTGTCCGATACGGCAGGCGAAACCGCGACCATCACCAAGCTGTTTCGGGTGGCCATGCTGCCTGTGGTGCTGATCGTGATCGGGCTGGTGCTGCGCGCCAGCGGGGCAGGGCAGGGCACCGGGCGCGTGGCGCTTTTGCCATGGTTCATGGTGCTGTTTCTGGCGCTTGTTGGTTTGGGCAGCGTGGTGGAATTACCTGTGATCTTGGTCGAGCAGGTCAACACCCTGTCCCGTGTCTGCCTTGTAACCGCGATTGCGGCATTGGGCGTCAAAACCTCGCTGAAAGCACTTGCTGCGGTTGGGCCGGGGCATATGGCGATTGTCGTGGTCGAAACGCTGGTGCTGCTGGGTTTGGCCATGGCGCTGTTGCTGGCCTTCCACCCCATCCAAGGCTAG
- a CDS encoding UxaA family hydrolase: MAFDFSQDTVKAWRRENGRVGVRNHVLILPVDDISNAACEAVANNVKGTMAIPHAYGRLQFGEDLDLHFRTIIGTGANPNVAAVVVIGIEPEWTKIIVDGIAKTGKPVEGFWIEQNGDFETIRRASWKAKEYVQWATELQKEDCPVTDLWVSTKCGESDTTTGLSSCPTVGNMYDKLLPHGLYGVFGETSEITGAEHICEKRAANPEAAAKFMKTWQAYTDDVIEQFKTSDLSDSQPTKGNILGGLSTIEEKALGNLEKIGRTSTYIDVLEPAEAPAKGAGLYFMDTSSAAAECVTLMAAAGYVIHTFPTGQGNVVGNPIVPVIKISGNPRTLRTMSEHIDVDVTGVLRRDMTIDQAGDSLIEMIKRTANGRLTCAEALGHREFSMTKLYRSA, translated from the coding sequence ATGGCATTCGATTTTTCTCAAGATACGGTCAAGGCATGGCGCCGTGAAAACGGCCGTGTGGGTGTGCGCAACCACGTCCTGATCCTGCCGGTGGATGACATTTCCAACGCGGCCTGTGAAGCTGTGGCCAATAACGTCAAGGGCACCATGGCCATTCCGCACGCTTATGGGCGCTTGCAGTTCGGAGAGGATCTGGACCTGCATTTCCGCACCATCATCGGCACCGGGGCCAACCCCAATGTGGCGGCTGTGGTCGTCATCGGGATTGAACCGGAATGGACCAAGATCATCGTTGATGGCATTGCCAAGACCGGCAAGCCGGTCGAAGGGTTCTGGATTGAACAGAACGGCGATTTCGAGACCATCCGCCGGGCAAGCTGGAAGGCCAAGGAATACGTTCAATGGGCGACAGAGCTTCAGAAAGAAGACTGCCCCGTGACCGATCTGTGGGTGTCCACCAAATGCGGCGAATCCGACACCACCACCGGCCTGTCCTCCTGCCCCACGGTTGGCAACATGTATGACAAGCTGCTGCCGCATGGGTTGTATGGCGTGTTCGGCGAAACCTCGGAAATCACCGGGGCGGAACATATCTGCGAGAAGCGCGCAGCGAATCCGGAAGCGGCGGCCAAGTTCATGAAAACATGGCAGGCCTATACCGATGACGTGATCGAACAGTTCAAGACCTCTGATCTGTCCGACAGCCAGCCGACCAAGGGCAATATTCTGGGCGGCCTTTCGACTATTGAGGAAAAGGCGCTGGGCAACCTTGAGAAAATTGGCCGCACCAGCACCTATATTGACGTGCTGGAACCGGCAGAGGCACCGGCCAAGGGCGCGGGGCTGTATTTCATGGACACGTCATCGGCCGCGGCGGAATGCGTGACGCTGATGGCGGCGGCGGGCTATGTCATCCACACCTTCCCCACGGGGCAGGGCAACGTGGTTGGCAACCCGATTGTGCCGGTTATCAAGATATCGGGCAACCCGCGCACCCTGCGCACCATGTCCGAACATATTGACGTGGATGTGACCGGTGTGTTGCGGCGCGACATGACCATCGACCAGGCGGGTGACAGCCTGATCGAGATGATAAAGCGCACCGCCAATGGCCGCCTGACCTGCGCCGAGGCGCTGGGCCACCGCGAATTCTCGATGACCAAGCTTTACCGCTCGGCCTGA
- a CDS encoding UxaA family hydrolase gives MTANTHPQLLVHDKVDNVGVVVVEGLTAGTDMLCVCTEDNSDFRLTAKADIPIGHKVALKDLAEGDTVIKYGEDIGRMVGSAEIGGHVHTHNMKTKRW, from the coding sequence ATGACCGCAAACACCCACCCCCAATTGCTTGTCCATGACAAGGTCGACAATGTCGGCGTTGTCGTGGTCGAGGGGCTGACCGCCGGCACCGACATGCTATGCGTCTGCACCGAGGATAACTCTGATTTCCGCCTGACCGCCAAGGCCGATATTCCCATCGGTCACAAGGTTGCGCTGAAGGATCTGGCCGAGGGCGACACCGTTATCAAATACGGTGAAGATATTGGCCGCATGGTGGGCAGCGCCGAGATTGGCGGCCATGTCCACACCCACAACATGAAAACCAAGCGCTGGTAA